From Deferrisoma camini S3R1, the proteins below share one genomic window:
- a CDS encoding PIN domain-containing protein, which yields MIYLDTSVALAHLLAENRYPPRRLWSEPLISSRLSEYEIWNRIHARGLTDTHRENVAALLARIATLELAPVVLARALEPFPIRTLDALHLASVEFLRSRGQDVRLATYDHRQEDVARRLGVSLYPL from the coding sequence GTGATCTATCTTGACACCTCGGTGGCCCTGGCACACCTCCTCGCCGAGAACCGCTACCCACCCCGCCGACTCTGGTCCGAGCCCCTCATCTCGAGCCGCCTCTCGGAGTACGAAATCTGGAACCGCATCCACGCCCGCGGGTTGACCGACACTCACCGGGAGAACGTGGCTGCGCTCCTAGCCCGGATCGCCACGCTCGAACTCGCACCGGTCGTGCTAGCCCGGGCGCTGGAACCCTTCCCGATCCGCACCCTGGACGCCTTGCACCTTGCCTCCGTCGAGTTCCTTCGGAGCCGCGGACAGGACGTCCGGCTGGCCACGTACGATCACCGACAAGAGGACGTGGCTCGCCGCTTGGGCGTTTCGCTGTACCCGCTATGA
- a CDS encoding type II toxin-antitoxin system Phd/YefM family antitoxin: MKRRRLTAAPLADSFVSMQTVPIERLKDRLGEYIRIAGGGEIVLVTEEDRVVAELGPPRRPVAPLSEIMEELAQDRNDP, from the coding sequence GTGAAGCGGCGCCGTTTGACAGCGGCGCCCCTGGCGGATAGTTTCGTCTCCATGCAAACCGTACCGATCGAACGACTCAAAGACCGGCTGGGCGAATACATCCGGATCGCGGGCGGCGGTGAGATCGTGCTCGTCACCGAAGAGGACCGTGTGGTGGCCGAGCTCGGTCCCCCGCGTAGGCCCGTCGCCCCTCTGTCAGAGATCATGGAAGAGCTGGCCCAAGACCGGAACGACCCGTGA
- a CDS encoding 2Fe-2S iron-sulfur cluster-binding protein yields MSEVRLQIDGQEVAAPEGATVLEAAQGAGIPIPTLCHHEKLEPFGSCRLCTVEVERGGRKQHVVSCVYPVAEGLTVRTRTPEIERIRRVILELYLAHAPEAPRLKALAEEYGADKDRFDKESSFCIHCGLCVRYCAEVKKKHAVGFINRGTKKEIAFVPDIAARECWKCKECFPLCPTSWLQAAYVLVEGILFPREEQQA; encoded by the coding sequence ATGAGCGAAGTTCGCCTGCAGATCGACGGCCAGGAGGTCGCGGCGCCGGAGGGCGCGACCGTGCTCGAGGCGGCCCAGGGCGCCGGGATCCCGATCCCCACCCTGTGCCACCACGAGAAGCTCGAGCCCTTCGGGAGCTGTCGGTTGTGCACCGTGGAGGTGGAGCGCGGCGGCCGCAAGCAGCACGTGGTCTCGTGCGTCTACCCCGTGGCCGAGGGCCTGACCGTGCGCACCCGCACCCCCGAGATCGAGCGGATCCGGCGGGTGATCCTGGAGCTGTACCTGGCCCACGCCCCCGAGGCTCCCCGGCTCAAGGCCCTGGCCGAGGAGTACGGAGCGGACAAGGACCGGTTCGACAAGGAGTCGTCCTTCTGCATCCACTGCGGCCTGTGCGTGCGCTACTGCGCCGAGGTCAAGAAGAAGCACGCCGTGGGCTTCATCAACCGGGGCACGAAGAAGGAGATCGCCTTCGTCCCGGACATCGCGGCCCGGGAGTGCTGGAAGTGCAAGGAGTGCTTCCCCCTGTGCCCCACCTCCTGGCTCCAGGCCGCTTACGTGCTGGTGGAGGGGATCCTGTTCCCGCGGGAGGAGCAGCAGGCCTGA
- a CDS encoding NADH-ubiquinone oxidoreductase-F iron-sulfur binding region domain-containing protein translates to MERLHSPAELEAFRKAVLADRAPDQPCITLCAGSACHACGCNDVAEAVRVELAKQGLADRVHLRLTGCHGFCERGPILVIQPESVCYFQLTAADVPEIIEKTVKAGERVERLLYVDPDSGDPLAREDEIPFYKHQQRIVFGSNGSIDPKSIEDYVAIGGYSALAKALSEMTPEQVLDEVKRANLRGRGGGGFPAGIKWEGTRNAPDPVKYVVVNADEGDPGAYMDRSLLEGNPHAVLEGLILGAYAVGAHEGYVYVRQEYPLAVENVTLAIQKAEELGLLGDDILGSGFSFRVKVHRGAGAFVCGESTALMTALEGRVGEPRPKYIRSNVRGLWNRPTVLNNVETWANVPLIIQNGADWFTRIGTETSSGTKIFSIVGKITNTGLVEVPMGMPLRDIVYKIGGGIPGGKRLKAVQTGGPSGGCLPEHMLDLPVGFDELTQAGSMMGSGGMIVMDEDTCMVDVARYFIEFLTDESCGKCVPCREGLRQMLAVLTRICRGEGRDGDLEILEDLSVVAKEAALCGLGKSAPNPFLSTLRYFRDEYEAHIRENRCPALSCKDLIAFHIDPDRCRACGRCRRKCPAEAISGAKNVIHQIDQDLCTKCGTCLEVCPDRFGAVRKISGEPVPPPLPEDQRTVRARG, encoded by the coding sequence ATGGAACGCCTGCACTCCCCGGCCGAACTGGAAGCGTTCCGGAAGGCCGTTCTCGCCGACCGGGCCCCGGACCAGCCGTGCATCACCCTGTGCGCCGGCTCCGCCTGCCACGCCTGCGGCTGCAACGACGTGGCCGAGGCCGTCCGGGTGGAGCTCGCAAAGCAGGGCCTGGCCGACCGGGTCCACCTGCGCCTGACCGGGTGCCACGGGTTCTGCGAGCGGGGCCCGATCCTCGTGATCCAGCCCGAGTCGGTCTGCTACTTCCAGCTCACGGCCGCCGACGTGCCCGAGATCATCGAGAAGACCGTCAAGGCCGGCGAACGGGTCGAGAGGCTGCTGTACGTGGACCCGGACTCGGGCGACCCCCTCGCCCGGGAGGACGAGATCCCCTTCTACAAGCACCAGCAGCGCATCGTGTTCGGGTCGAACGGGAGCATCGACCCCAAGAGCATCGAGGACTACGTGGCCATCGGCGGGTACTCGGCCCTGGCCAAGGCCCTCTCGGAGATGACCCCGGAGCAGGTGCTCGACGAGGTCAAGCGGGCCAACCTGCGGGGCCGGGGGGGCGGCGGGTTCCCGGCCGGGATCAAGTGGGAGGGCACCCGCAACGCCCCCGACCCGGTCAAGTACGTGGTGGTCAACGCGGACGAGGGCGACCCCGGCGCGTACATGGACCGGAGCCTCTTGGAGGGCAACCCCCACGCCGTGCTCGAGGGCCTGATCCTGGGCGCCTACGCGGTGGGGGCCCACGAGGGGTACGTGTACGTGCGTCAGGAGTACCCCCTGGCCGTGGAGAACGTGACCCTGGCCATCCAGAAGGCCGAGGAGCTGGGGCTCCTGGGCGACGACATCCTGGGGTCGGGGTTCTCGTTCCGGGTGAAGGTGCACCGGGGCGCGGGCGCGTTCGTGTGCGGCGAGTCCACCGCGCTCATGACCGCCCTCGAGGGCCGGGTGGGCGAGCCCCGGCCCAAGTACATCCGCTCCAACGTGCGGGGGCTGTGGAACCGGCCCACCGTGCTCAACAACGTGGAGACCTGGGCCAACGTGCCCCTGATCATCCAGAACGGCGCCGACTGGTTCACCCGCATCGGCACCGAGACGAGCTCGGGCACCAAGATCTTCTCGATCGTGGGCAAGATCACCAACACCGGCCTGGTCGAGGTGCCCATGGGCATGCCCCTGCGGGACATCGTCTACAAGATCGGGGGCGGCATCCCGGGCGGCAAGAGGCTCAAGGCCGTGCAGACCGGCGGCCCCTCGGGCGGGTGCCTGCCCGAGCACATGCTCGACCTGCCCGTGGGGTTCGACGAGCTGACCCAGGCCGGCTCGATGATGGGCTCGGGCGGCATGATCGTCATGGACGAGGACACCTGCATGGTGGACGTCGCCCGGTACTTCATCGAGTTCCTCACCGACGAGTCGTGCGGCAAGTGCGTGCCCTGCCGCGAGGGCCTGCGCCAGATGCTCGCCGTGCTCACCCGCATCTGCCGGGGCGAGGGCAGAGATGGCGACCTGGAGATCCTGGAGGACCTGTCGGTGGTGGCCAAGGAGGCGGCCCTGTGCGGGCTGGGCAAGAGCGCGCCCAACCCCTTCCTGAGCACCCTGCGCTACTTCCGGGACGAGTACGAGGCCCACATCCGCGAGAATCGCTGCCCGGCGCTCTCCTGCAAGGACCTCATCGCCTTCCACATCGATCCCGACAGGTGCCGGGCCTGCGGCCGGTGCCGCCGCAAGTGCCCGGCAGAGGCGATCTCGGGCGCGAAGAACGTGATCCACCAGATCGACCAGGACCTGTGCACCAAGTGCGGAACCTGCCTGGAGGTGTGCCCTGATCGGTTCGGCGCCGTGCGCAAGATCTCCGGAGAGCCGGTCCCCCCGCCGTTGCCGGAGGACCAGCGGACCGTGCGTGCAAGAGGCTAG